The Arvicanthis niloticus isolate mArvNil1 chromosome 8, mArvNil1.pat.X, whole genome shotgun sequence genome segment ctttaccacattgagtacattcataaggtttatctccagtatgtgttctcatATGACAattgagactactgtgacatgaaaaggctttaccacattgattacattcataaggtttctctccagtatgtgttcttttatgtctttggagaccattgtgccatgaaaaggctttaccacattggttacatttaTAAAGTCTCTctccggtatgtgttcttttatgatattggagactactgtgacatgaaaaggctttaccacattgagtacattcataaggtttctctccggtatgtgttcttttatgagattggagatgactgtgacgtgaaaagactttaccacattgagtacattcataaggtttctctccagtatgtgttcttttatgagattggagatgactgtgacatgaaaaggctttaccacattgaatacattcataaggtttctctccagtatgtattcttttatgagattggagatgactgtgacgtgaaaaggctttaccacattgagtacattcataaggtttctctccggtatgtgttcttttatgagattggagatgactgtgacatgaaaaggctttaccacattgagtacattcataaggtttctctccagtatgtgttcttttatgagattggagacgactgtgatatgaaaaggctttaccacattgattacattcatatggtttctctccagtatgacttctttcatgcctgcaaaaataatgggcacatgtgaaagctttaccacattcattacctgatcaatcattttaccaatatgaataaattttgcagttggtctaataataaagaacactcagatctcaaggttttatcactttgatgttcacagttgtacttgctcactgtgggttgctttacctctttgaaaatacctgtgattgtaagagcatttattacatggctcacatttatagcctCCTTTTTCTACATGAGATTTCTATGTGATGTATTTTACATGtcagaagaaatacaaaacaactcagagcattaaaacactgatagcattcttagtttttcctgtagtgtgaatcaaACCACAGGAGCACCGCGAACCAGgataaacagaagaatttccaaacttctagtacccatagagattttctgcaatgTGACATTGgcgatgttcccagtaaagtcagaaaatcaATTAACTgaaaacacctatcatattcagaaagtctaccaaaggcagaatactacatatcttctcattgttttgAAATAGATAAAGGTACATTCTTCCTTTTAATATCCCTaggctcacatggtttcatccattctgacaatttatatacccattaaaaaagaagaacaaatgaaaggtttccacattgaatttacatgcattgactttttgttcattgtagacatgattaatgtttctccaggacaacattcttgactctcataaactgaccttgccataaacttaaaagtttcactacaagtatatgagtatcaccaactttatcatggagtatttgcttattagaaggttatggatacatgcttatcactattcaatgtgcaacatctaaatattatgagactacaCAAATTGGTAGTTTCACAATAtagttctaatggagatacaaatcaaataaagaaatctcttaaggcattgtttcctcctcttctttcttacagaaatgccttgcaaacatgaatcagataactgacattgaggtacacagttttgggagaatattataatcatagctacaataaaaggactgatattttacacacttgctttcttttagagcttccagatcatattaaaattttctcacaagCATATTTGTATGAggttaaacattaaaattacctttcatggctTCTAAaagtttgacattgttcttcaatatgatggtcttccaaattatagcctaaaacatggtaccagaaaataaatggtatagtattggaattaggcaaaattcaagttactctgaatttaacagcaatgaacctgatttattcaactcaatattacttgttctctattgaaataagagataaTCATCATTAtccaagaaacatttttcccttattttgaaaagcaaaagaaaattcacagtcttacctatagcagtgaggttccagtaggtctcaagcatcacatctttgtaaagattcttctgggaaggatccagcaaattccactcttctgcagtaaagttcacatgcacatcatcgaaactcactgcttcctaaaatataccatacatgtgtacaacacaaagcctgatactgacatcactacaaagtaaatgtatgcttcctagaaaatataatcatataattcaggtgattccttcacttatttgctgacacacgaattataatataatcaccatgtcagtttagaaagaacttgaaatataaggttcACCTGTGTAACTTATGAACTATTTAAaaaggatatagccttgcaacacacatggcaattgagagggaaaCAGAttcagggggaaacagatcaactgtactgagcacatatctgaaaagctgtatgaacaattactaactataaaaatgatgggcaagctacatatatttgctcatgtctttaatcacagaggtacaggcaggtgtatgacATTTACCTGGATGCTGGCATGCTCTATGGGACGTGTTGCAGAACAgaaaaagttacatattaagaccctcaCTCCCCTGTAAAAgtcaaccaaggaaacaaaaatgatagagagaactcatgattctttactgaagttcctacaaagaattatacattcactgtaGTTCTTcattcatcttgcaaaaacatgaagtgaaccagtttaaacagcaacatgaataaattttactaaaaagaaatgcatgtttaaaatgttaaaaatggacAGTTGAAAATATTGGTGATGTATAttttgatcagaaataaagaacatagtTCAGGAGTTATAGCTCGGGAGAtgaaagatcttgctggtcttccacataatggtggtcaatttctagcatacacatgtggaccaacacctgtccatttttTTCAAGATcgggagttctgaggccatctctgacaacagtaaagatgaggcacacatgatattcatattcatgcacccagtcataatatacttatttattcaaaaatttcacaacaaacataagagttaggcagaacatcatacacctgcaattcaatgaatctgaagcatcagataatattgaagacatgagcataagccatctggagaaatggAATATAGTCTATGCATTTGGCTAAATTTCAAAATTGAAGATGTGGacaaagagcagcacaaaagcatgtgcttattgaacaaaagcaTGTCAGGGGCTTATGTTGTTTCTATATCTACTATCAGCACAGGAAgggcttcacagggaaatttgttatagaaaaccaaaaacagaatgaataaagtaaaaaatataaaacccccaggtttgcaaaatagcataacattgaacagcaaatgtgtacacagtatcttatgtgattgagggacagagtccaaatggtgAATGTatgaaagaatgagaagaaagctgaaggatcagattcaatgACAACACTgaagacacccagaacaaaatttatcctgtctaaaagaagtgcagaagtaaagctggagcagagactgaaggaatggacaatgaaaactcattcaattgaaGACATACATGGATAAGcttgaatccatgacattattaaggatactctgtgatgcacccacacaggagccttgcataattgtccattgagaggctccaccaagcagctgactgaagcagaagcagagatccacagtcaaaaattgCATGGACCTTGGTaactgatggaagagttggggaaaaatTTGAAGGCcttgaagaggataggaactccacaggaagaccaacagtctcaactaaccttgatcttTTGGGACAATTGGAGACTGAGTCACAAAAAAATAACATACATAGGCTGGACAAAGAACCCTGGCCCATAAGtatcagatgtgcagctcagtcttcatgatggtcctacaactactgtagcaggagctgtccctaaagctgctgtctatcactgcaatctgttcctttaactgggctgacacatctggcctcagtggagaggatgcacctaaaccaatagagacttgatacaccatcatggatacccaggggcccacaccctctcaaaggacaaacagaagatacaggagaaactctgtgaaggcaggtgacctagagtagggactccactaagttcatagccattttaattataacaacttgaaactggaaagaatccagatgcccctcaaccaaaatatgaatatagaaaatgtggttcatttacaaaaggaaaaactatttagctactaaatacaaggacatcatgaattttgcaggcaaatggatacagctagaaactttCATCTcaattgaggtaacccagacctaaaagcacatgcatgtatgt includes the following:
- the LOC143443223 gene encoding uncharacterized protein LOC143443223 isoform X1 — translated: MFQSLEAVSFDDVHVNFTAEEWNLLDPSQKNLYKDVMLETYWNLTAIGYNLEDHHIEEQCQTFRSHERHERSHTGEKPYECNQCGKAFSYHSRLQSHKRTHTGEKPYECTQCGKAFSCHSHLQSHKRTHTGEKPYECTQCGKAFSRHSHLQSHKRIHTGEKPYECIQCGKAFSCHSHLQSHKRTHTGEKPYECTQCGKVFSRHSHLQSHKRTHTGEKPYECTQCGKAFSCHSSLQYHKRTHTGERLYKCNQCGKAFSWHNGLQRHKRTHTGEKPYECNQCGKAFSCHSSLNCHMRTHTGDKPYECTQCGKAFSFHSHLQRHKSTHPGEKPHECNQCGKAFSYHSHLQRHKRIHTGEKPYECNQCGKTFSFHSNLQRHKRTHTGEKPYDCN
- the LOC143443223 gene encoding uncharacterized protein LOC143443223 isoform X2, yielding MLETYWNLTAIGYNLEDHHIEEQCQTFRSHERHERSHTGEKPYECNQCGKAFSYHSRLQSHKRTHTGEKPYECTQCGKAFSCHSHLQSHKRTHTGEKPYECTQCGKAFSRHSHLQSHKRIHTGEKPYECIQCGKAFSCHSHLQSHKRTHTGEKPYECTQCGKVFSRHSHLQSHKRTHTGEKPYECTQCGKAFSCHSSLQYHKRTHTGERLYKCNQCGKAFSWHNGLQRHKRTHTGEKPYECNQCGKAFSCHSSLNCHMRTHTGDKPYECTQCGKAFSFHSHLQRHKSTHPGEKPHECNQCGKAFSYHSHLQRHKRIHTGEKPYECNQCGKTFSFHSNLQRHKRTHTGEKPYDCN